A section of the Lynx canadensis isolate LIC74 chromosome A1, mLynCan4.pri.v2, whole genome shotgun sequence genome encodes:
- the FOXI1 gene encoding forkhead box protein I1 — protein sequence MSSFDLPAPSPPRCSPQFPSIGQEPPEMSLYYENFFHPQGVPSPQRPPSFEGGGEYGATPNPYLWLNGPAMTPPPYLSGTNTSPFLPQAYGVQRQLLPGMSGLGGGDLGWLPIPSQEELMKLVRPPYSYSALIAMAIHGAPDKRLTLSQIYQYVADNFPFYNKSKAGWQNSIRHNLSLNDCFKKVPRDEDDPGKGNYWTLDPNCEKMFDNGNFRRKRKRKSDVSSSTGSLASEKTDSSLLAGSPKTTEAQDILDSASPGTTSSPEKQSSPPPSGTPCLNNFLSTMTAYVSGSSPVSRPVATPGLSPEPADKMGQNLLNFSSYTPLTNLSSHGGGGEWANPMPTNALGYGGSVLNQFSPHFYNSINTNSVLYPREGTEV from the exons ATGAGCTCCTTCGACCTCCCGGCACCCTCCCCACCTCGCTGCAGCCCCCAGTTCCCCAGCATCGGCCAGGAGCCCCCCGAGATGAGCCTTTACTATGAGAACTTCTTCCATCCACAGGGCGTGCCCAGCCCTCAGCGGCCCCCCTCCTTCGAGGGGGGTGGCGAGTACGGGGCCACCCCCAACCCCTACCTCTGGCTCAATGGACCGGCCATGACTCCGCCACCCTACCTGTCGGGCACCAACAccagccccttcctgccccaggcctACGGTGTGCAGAGGCAGCTGCTGCCAGGCATGTCTGGGCTGGGGGGCGGCGACCTGGGCTGGCTGCCCATCCCCTCGCAGGAGGAGCTGATGAAGCTGGTGCGGCCCCCCTATTCCTACTCGGCTCTCATCGCCATGGCCATCCACGGGGCGCCCGACAAGCGGCTCACCCTCAGCCAGATCTACCAGTACGTGGCCGACAACTTCCCCTTCTACAACAAAAGCAAGGCCGGCTGGCAGAACTCCATCCGCCACAACCTGTCTCTCAACGACTGCTTCAAGAAGGTGCCCCGCGATGAGGACGACCCGG GCAAAGGGAATTACTGGACCCTGGATCCCAACTGTGAGAAGATGTTTGATAATGGAAACTTCcgcaggaagaggaagagaaaatcagaTGTCTCCTCCAGCACGGGATCCTTGGCCTCGGAGAAAACAGACAGCAGCCTCCTGGCGGGCAGCCCGAAGACCACAGAGGCCCAGGACATCTTGGACAGTGCGTCACCAGGCACCACGAGCTCCCCAGAGAAGCAGTCCTCACCTCCCCCGTCGGGTACCCCATGCCTCAACAACTTCCTCTCCACCATGACAGCCTATGTGAGCGGTTCGAGCCCGGTGAGCCGCCCTGTGGCAACACCAGGACTGAGCCCTGAGCCCGCTGACAAGATGGGGCAGAACTTGCTGAACTTCAGCTCCTACACCCCACTCACCAACCTCAGCagccatgggggtgggggcgaaTGGGCCAACCCCATGCCCACCAACGCTCTCGGCTATGGAGGCTCTGTCCTCAACCAGTTCAGCCCTCATTTCTACAACAGCATCAACACAAACAGTGTCCTCTACCCCAGGGAGGGCACTGAGGTTTAG